The Alistipes finegoldii DSM 17242 DNA segment CTCAGTCAGATCGACTTCACGCGCCCGGTGTACTTCCTCTCGCAGACAACCCAAAGCATCGCCCTGTTCGAAACGCTGGGGGCCGAAATGCGCCGCCGGGCGGCCAATCCCGCCGACGTGCATATCGACGACACGATCTGCCGGCAGGTCTCCAGCCGCGAACAGCACCTGCAGGAGTTCGCACGGCGGTTCGACGCGGTGGTTTTCGTCTGCGGACGCAAATCGTCGAACGGCAGGGTGCTCTTCGAAGTGTGCCGCACGGCCAACCCCCGGACCTGCAACATCGAGGAAGCCGCGGAGATCGACCCCGCATGGTTCGAAGGCGCGGAATCGGTCGGCATATGCGGCGCCACCTCCACGCCCAAATGGCTCATGCAGGAGGTCGCCGACCGCATCGGGAAGATCGGAAAGGGAAAATAGATGACAGAACAGCCGCCTGCGGCAAGGCCCCTCAAGAGGGGAGGACGGCAAAATTACAAACGACGCCAACGGCGGCGACCACGACCGGCCAAAGGCGCTGCAACGATACGAATCCAACAAAAACTGCTGTTATGAAATACTTCATCCGCTCGTTAAAATATTTCGTCGCCTTGTGCGTTCTATGTGCAGCGATCATGGCGCTGAACCGGCTGTCGGGCTTCGCGACGCTGACGCTCGAAGAGACCTTCTACGTGATGTTCCATACCACGCGCGGCATGATGCTGCCCGCGGTAATCGTCCTGCTCGCAGCCTTCTACCCCAAATTCGGCTTCGTACAGCGTAAGGTCGAGGGCGACGTCGGGGAGAACCGTGAACAGATCGTAAACGCCTTCAAATCGGCAGGCTTTTCGCTTCGCACCGACGAGGACGGCGTAATGACGTTCCGCGCCGACGGCCTGCTGCGCAAGCTGACGCTGCTGGGAGAAGACGAGATAAAAGTTTCACAGTACGGACAGTGGATCCTGCTCGACGGCATACGCCGCGGCGTGGCCAGAGCCGGATACAAGCTGGATTCGTACATACAAATGACAAAACATGATTAGAAAAGGATACCGTTATCTGCTCACGGCCGCCGCTGCCGCTTCGGCGGCAGCCCTGCTGACCTTCGCCGCCCGCAACGACTTCGGGCTGGGGCGCAACATGGAGATTACGGTCAATATGATGCGCGAACTGTCGCTGAGCTATGTAGACCCGGTGGACCCCGACAAACTCATGGAAGGGGCCGCCGAAGGCATGGTCCGCGACCTCGATCCGTACACCGAATTCATCCCTGAGGAGCAAATGTCCGACTTCGAGCTGCTCACCACGGGCAAATACGGCGGCGTGGGATCGCTCATCCGCCAAAAGGGCGACTGGGTGAAGATCGCCCAGCCCTACAAGGGTTCGCCCGCCGACCGGGCCGGGCTGAAGATCGGCGACAAGATCCTCGCCATCGACGGCAAGGACGCCAAAGGCTTTACGACCGAGCAGGTCAGCTCCCGGCTCAAGGGGGAGCCGGGCAGCAAGGTCAAGGTGACCGTCGAGCACCTCGACGGCAGCACCGAGACCGTCACCCTGCAGCGCGAGCGCATCTCCATTCCGGGCGTGCCTTACACCGGCTGGGTGGCCGACGGCATCGGTTACATCCGTCACAGCGACTTTACCGAAGGGTGTTACGAAGACATGCGCGCAGCCGTCGAGAAGCTGCGCACCGGGGGAGAACTGAAGGGTCTGATCCTCGATTACCGCAGCAACGGCGGCGGCATCATGCAGGAGGCGATCAAGATTCTGGGCATGTTCGTTCCCAAAGGCACCGAGGTGGTAAGCACCAAAGGCCGTACGGAGGATTCGCGGCAGGTTTACCGCACCTCGTCGGAGCCGATCCTCCCCGACCTGCCGCTGGCGGTGCTCATCAACGGCAATTCGGCATCGGCGTCGGAGATCGTGACCGGCGCCTTGCAGGACCTCGACCGTGCGGTGGTCATCGGCCAGCGCAGCTACGGCAAGGGGCTTGTGCAATCGCCGCGGCCGCTGGGCTACAACGCCATGCTGAAGCTCACCACGGCCAAATACTACATCCCTTCGGGCCGCTGCATTCAGGCCATCGACTACTCCCACTCGCAGGAGGGTTCGGTAAAGGCCATACCCGACTCGCTCATCACCGAGTACCGGACCCGCGCCGGGCGCAAGGTCTACGACGGCGGGGGCATCATGCCCGACATCCGCACCGAACCCGAATACATCAGCCGCTTCGCGATGACGCTCTATGCGCTGGGATTCGTCGAGGATTTCGGCGACGACTACATGCGGCGTCATCCGGATCAACGGATCGACATCCGCAACTTCTCGATCACGGACCGGGATTACGCCGATTTCGCCGAATTCATGAAAGACAAGAAGGTGCCCTACGAATCGGACACCCGCCGCGCCCTCAAAGCGCTGAAAAAGGCCGCCGAGGACGACCGTTTCGCAGACCTCAAGGAGAAGTTCGACCGCGTCGAAGCCGAACTGAAGGACGACACGCAGACCAATCTGGAAACCTACCGCAAGGAGATCGTCGAGAC contains these protein-coding regions:
- a CDS encoding S41 family peptidase, which codes for MIRKGYRYLLTAAAAASAAALLTFAARNDFGLGRNMEITVNMMRELSLSYVDPVDPDKLMEGAAEGMVRDLDPYTEFIPEEQMSDFELLTTGKYGGVGSLIRQKGDWVKIAQPYKGSPADRAGLKIGDKILAIDGKDAKGFTTEQVSSRLKGEPGSKVKVTVEHLDGSTETVTLQRERISIPGVPYTGWVADGIGYIRHSDFTEGCYEDMRAAVEKLRTGGELKGLILDYRSNGGGIMQEAIKILGMFVPKGTEVVSTKGRTEDSRQVYRTSSEPILPDLPLAVLINGNSASASEIVTGALQDLDRAVVIGQRSYGKGLVQSPRPLGYNAMLKLTTAKYYIPSGRCIQAIDYSHSQEGSVKAIPDSLITEYRTRAGRKVYDGGGIMPDIRTEPEYISRFAMTLYALGFVEDFGDDYMRRHPDQRIDIRNFSITDRDYADFAEFMKDKKVPYESDTRRALKALKKAAEDDRFADLKEKFDRVEAELKDDTQTNLETYRKEIVETINNDIVMRHGYSEGVIEHSLKDDPEVLRATEILGDGAAYTRIVTEQDTPRK